A DNA window from Shewanella baltica contains the following coding sequences:
- the yceD gene encoding 23S rRNA accumulation protein YceD — protein sequence MQTVKIPVSIDPFRAASSRLVYQGVVPGVQLKRLNELCAGDCSDVAVSLECGVDLQGIVYLKGKAVTELTLICQRCMTLFTTEVTVEFCFGPCRTKAEIDELPDAYDPIECNEIGEVRLHQLIEDELIVAMPIIPMHQEIDCSAGSKDMVVGEIEPAHEERPNPFAVLEKLKSK from the coding sequence ATGCAAACAGTAAAGATACCGGTTTCAATTGATCCATTTCGCGCCGCCTCGAGTCGCCTAGTTTATCAGGGCGTTGTTCCTGGTGTGCAATTGAAAAGATTAAATGAGTTATGTGCCGGCGACTGTTCCGATGTGGCAGTGTCGCTTGAATGTGGCGTAGATTTACAGGGGATAGTCTACCTGAAAGGGAAGGCTGTGACGGAGCTCACTCTGATATGTCAACGTTGCATGACGCTATTTACCACTGAGGTTACGGTCGAGTTTTGCTTCGGTCCATGCCGGACTAAGGCAGAAATCGATGAGCTCCCGGATGCGTATGACCCAATTGAGTGCAATGAAATTGGCGAAGTGCGTCTACATCAATTGATCGAAGATGAATTGATAGTCGCTATGCCGATAATCCCAATGCATCAAGAAATTGATTGCAGTGCTGGATCTAAAGACATGGTTGTAGGCGAGATCGAACCCGCTCATGAGGAGCGTCCAAATCCGTTTGCAGTGTTAGAAAAACTGAAGAGCAAGTAA